In Eucalyptus grandis isolate ANBG69807.140 chromosome 4, ASM1654582v1, whole genome shotgun sequence, the following proteins share a genomic window:
- the LOC120292644 gene encoding putative adenylate cyclase regulatory protein yields the protein MDGLSSLRFIRLGGTSISGFSNGFNELSCLEKLEELDVTGCENLEGEIPIGGTNISGFSNGFNELSRLEKLEELDLEELDVSKCKNLEAEIPIDGLFSLRILRLGWTSISGFSNGFNKLSRLEKLEELDVRQCKNLRGEISIDGLSSLKILQLSGTSVSGFPNLFNKLSCLEKLEALHAVGCKNLGGEISIDGLSSLRVLRLGGTNISGFSNGFNELSRLEKLEELDKLEELHAVGCKNLGGEISIDGLSSLRVLRLGGTNISGFSNGFNELSRLEKLEELDVTGCKNLEGKIPTDGLSSLKILRLSGTSVSGFPNLFNKFSRLEKLEELDVSKCKNLEAEIPIDWLFSLKILRLGWTSIYGFSNGFNKLSRLEKLEELDVRECKNLEGEIPIDGLSSLKILRLSGTSVSGFPNLFNNLSRLEKLEELDATRCKNLRGEIPIDGLSSLRILRLGWTSISGFSNGFDKLSCLVKLEELDVSKCKNLEAEIPIDGLSSLKILRLSELSISGFLDGFDKLSRFEKLQLYDCKMLQSLPQSIAYLPSLQLLQLRRCRNF from the exons ATggatgggttgtcttcactgaGATTCATTCGATTAGGTGGGACAAGCATTTCTGGCTTCTCCAATGGATTCAATGAGCTTTCttgtcttgagaaacttgaagaattagatgtcaCAGGATGCGAGAATTTGGAAGGGGAAATCCCTATAG GTGGGACAAACATTTCTGGCTTCTCCAATGGATTCAATGAGCTTTCccgtcttgagaaacttgaagaattagat cttgaagaattagatgtcaGTAAATGCAAGAATTTGGAAGCGGAAATCCCTATAGATGGGTTGTTTTCACTAAGGATCCTTCGATTAGGTTGGACAAGCATTTCTGGCTTCTCCAATGGattcaataagctttctcgccttgaaaaacttgaagaattagatgtgaGACAATGCAAGAATCTGAGAGGGGAAATCtctatagatgggttgtcttcattGAAGATCCTTCAATTAAGTGGAACAAGCGTTTCTGGCTtccccaacttattcaataagctttctTGTTTAGAGAAACTTGAAGCATTACATGCCGTAGGATGCAAGAATCTAGGTGGGGAAATCtctatagatgggttgtcttcactgaGGGTCCTTCGCTTAGGTGGGACAAACATTTCTGGCTTCTCCAATGGATTCAATGAGCTTTCccgtcttgagaaacttgaagaattagat aaacttgaagaattacaTGCCGTAGGATGCAAGAATCTAGGAGGTGAAATCtctatagatgggttgtcttcactgaGGGTCCTTCGCTTAGGTGGGACAAACATTTCTGGCTTCTCCAATGGATTCAATGAACTTTCccgtcttgagaaacttgaagaattagatgtcaCAGGATGCAAGAATTTGGAAGGGAAAATCCCTACGGATGGGTTGTCTTCATTGAAAATCCTTCGATTAAGTGGGACAAGCGTTTCTGGCTTCCCTAACTTATTCAATAAGTTTTCTCGTCTGgaaaaacttgaagaattagatgtcaGTAAATGCAAGAATTTGGAAGCGGAAATCCCTATAGATTGGTTGTTTTCACTAAAGATCCTTCGATTAGGTTGGACAAGCATTTATGGCTTCTCCAATGGattcaataagctttctcgtctagagaaacttgaagaattagatgtgaGAGAATGCAAGAATTTGGAAGGGGAAATCcctatagatgggttgtcttcactaAAGATCCTTCGATTAAGTGGAACAAGCGTTTCTGGCTtccccaacttattcaataatCTTTCTCGTttagagaaacttgaagaattagatgccaCGAGATGCAAGAATCTTAGAGGGGAAATTCCTATAGATGGGTTGTCGTCACTGAGGATCCTTCGATTAGGTTGGACAAGCATTTCTGGCTTCTCCAATGGATTCGATAAGCTTTCTTGTCTTGTGAagcttgaagaattagatgtcaGTAAATGCAAGAATTTGGAAGCGGAAATCCCTATAGATGGGCTGTCTTCACTAAAGATCCTTCGATTAAGTGAGTTAAGCATTTCTGGCTTCCTCGATGGATTCGATAAGCTTTCTCGTTTTGAGAAACTTCAATTATATGACTGCAAGATGCTTCAATCGTTGCCGCAAAGCATCGCTTATCTGCCTTCTCTACAACTCCTTCAGTTAAGAAGGTGTCGCAATTTTTAA
- the LOC104442198 gene encoding disease resistance protein RUN1 gives MGISYLQYQLKFDILKEKDHVFNQDEGIRIMESRFKCKKVLILLDDVDDNNQIKALVGKHDWFEMGSKIIITTRIRSVLDDAKVNCKYELKEIAKDESLILFSRHAFRRDSPPCEFESLSHAIVSTTGGLPLALEVLGSSLCGQNQASWQDALKKLKKVPHEKVQEKLRISYDALNYEEKQIFLDIAYCFMGYGFKYAFYMWDACNFFPNMGLETLSFMSLIKIGDDGMLKMHDQLRDLGREIIRQEDYHSPMNRSRLHLRGKKLEIFQRNKGIENLNVQVLVLKGDSSRSEFTTEQFEKLPNLRCLIVTDAKLIGDSKILLPKLRFLMWNGCPSVATKFHLEKLVVLVLRRSDISEHWEGWSYLEVAKKLKVLDLAYSPHLRVTPDLSSFQHLEILILIGCDHLQLIHPSIGEVKGLDILNLNGCVKLRELPQEMGKLEELKKLYINKTAIEKFLHV, from the exons ATGGGCATTTCATATTTGCAGtatcaattaaaatttgatataCTGAAAGAGAAAGATCATGTGTTTAATCAAGATGAAGGAATCCGGATTATGGAATCTAGATTTAAATGTAAGAAAGTCCTAATTCTTCTAGATGATGTGGATGATAACAATCAGATCAAAGCTTTGGTTGGGAAACATGATTGGTTTGAGATGGGgagtaaaataataattaccACAAGAATAAGGTCTGTTCTTGATGATGCCAAGGTGAACTGCAAGTACGAACTCAAAGAAATTGCTAAGGATGAGTCCTTGATCTTGTTCAGTAGACATGCCTTTAGGAGGGACTCTCCTCCATGTGAAtttgaatctctctctcatgcTATCGTGTCCACTACCGGAGGACTACCCTTAGCTCTCGAGGTTTTAGGTTCATCTCTGTGTGGACAGAACCAAGCATCTTGGCAAGATGCATTAAAGAAGTTAAAGAAAGTACCGCATGAGAAAGTGCAAGAGAAATTGAGGATAAGTTACGATGCATTAAACTATGAGGAAAAAcagatatttttggatattgcttaTTGCTTTATGGGATATGGTTTCAAATATGCATTCTACATGTGGGAtgcttgtaatttttttccgaATATGGGGCTTGAAACATTGAGTTTTATGTCACTAATAAAAATTGGAGATGATGGAATGTTGAAAATGCATGATCAACTGAGAGACCTTGGTAGGGAAATTATTCGTCAAGAAGATTACCATTCTCCTATGAATCGAAGTAGGCTGCACCTCCGTGGGAAAAAGTtggaaatatttcaaagaaataag GGAATTGAAAATCTTAACGTTCAGGTCCTTGTTCTCAAAGGAGATAGCTCGCGGAGTGAATTCACAACTGAACAATTTGAGAAACTACCGAACTTAAGATGCCTTATTGTGACTGATGCAAAACTGATTGGAGATTCCAAAATCTTGCTTCCCAAGCTACGATTCCTTATGTGGAACGGATGTCCATCCGTGGCTACTAAATTTCATCTAGAGAAATTAGTGGTACTTGTATTACGGAGAAGTGACATTTCAGAGCATTGGGAAGGTTGGAGTTATCTTGAG gtggcaaagaaattgaaagttctagatCTTGCATATTCCCCTCATTTAAGAGTTACTCCTGATCTCTCGAGCTTTCAACATTTAGAGATATTAATCCTCATAGGATGTGATCATTTACAGCTAATCCACCCTTCTATTGGAGAAGTCAAGGGCCTcgatattttgaatttaaatggATGTGTAAAACTCCGAGAGCTACCACAAGAAATGGGCAAGTTGGAAGAACTAAAGAAACTTTACATAAACAAGACTGCTATAGAGAAATTCCTCCATGTATAA